One segment of Saprospiraceae bacterium DNA contains the following:
- a CDS encoding tail fiber domain-containing protein — MKHILSIALALFSALTLFAQTGAPQGFNYQAVPRKADGSTFNAGQNLKVRFFIRENSANGTVRYAEEQTLTVNQQGAISAVVGAGNPVQGNPNNLQLVDWGAATYFLAVWMDANGNNTFEANENFGATQLMSVPYALYAQKSASSIPGPQGPPGPQGQQGPAGPAGPQGPAGPQGPQGLQGPQGPAGAGNIGGSGTVGYIPKFSTNGVTLGNSVISEQNGSIGIGASDIGANKLKVGGDLGVDGRLRLTDISGSGNVGLIYKTGPDLATNQPFRPGTGNLALGTSDFRWKLFGSDLDVSGAVTIGSNGNINFGQGKTISNGSGQTITFNAGLLPSIDNTRSLGSSGSRWTQVWATNGAIQTSDARLKRDIQPLAYGLNDLMKLRPVSYHWNESREGEHRHIGFIAQELQATLPEVVLDREWAVTDEEKGTGEWRPTERLGVAYSEIIPVAVAAIQEQQAQIEALKAENEALKADKADIHARLSALEAALQKFDSTPKTADSKLVFEK, encoded by the coding sequence ATGAAACACATTCTTTCCATTGCGCTGGCCTTGTTCAGCGCCCTCACGCTCTTTGCCCAAACGGGCGCCCCGCAAGGCTTCAACTATCAGGCCGTGCCGCGCAAAGCCGATGGCAGCACCTTCAATGCAGGCCAAAACCTCAAAGTCCGCTTCTTCATCCGCGAGAACAGCGCCAACGGCACCGTGCGCTATGCCGAGGAACAAACCCTGACCGTCAATCAACAAGGCGCCATCAGCGCCGTAGTCGGTGCGGGCAACCCCGTGCAAGGCAACCCGAACAACCTGCAACTCGTGGACTGGGGCGCTGCCACCTACTTCCTCGCTGTCTGGATGGACGCGAACGGCAACAACACCTTCGAGGCCAACGAAAACTTCGGCGCCACCCAACTCATGTCGGTGCCTTACGCCCTCTACGCCCAAAAGTCGGCCAGCAGCATACCCGGCCCGCAAGGCCCTCCGGGACCACAAGGGCAGCAAGGCCCCGCCGGTCCTGCTGGTCCGCAAGGACCTGCCGGGCCACAGGGGCCGCAAGGTCTGCAAGGCCCACAGGGGCCTGCCGGGGCGGGCAACATCGGCGGCAGCGGCACGGTGGGCTACATCCCGAAATTCAGCACCAACGGCGTCACCCTCGGCAACTCGGTCATTTCGGAGCAAAACGGCAGCATCGGCATTGGCGCCAGCGACATAGGCGCCAACAAATTGAAAGTAGGAGGCGACCTCGGCGTGGACGGTCGGCTGCGCCTGACTGACATTTCCGGCAGCGGCAACGTTGGCCTAATCTACAAAACTGGTCCTGATTTGGCCACCAACCAGCCTTTTCGCCCCGGAACGGGTAACCTCGCCTTAGGCACGAGCGATTTTCGTTGGAAACTTTTTGGCAGCGACCTCGATGTGAGTGGTGCCGTGACCATCGGCTCGAATGGCAACATCAATTTCGGGCAAGGCAAAACCATCAGCAACGGCTCCGGTCAAACCATCACTTTCAACGCAGGCCTGCTTCCGAGCATTGACAACACCCGCTCGCTGGGCAGCTCGGGTAGCCGCTGGACGCAGGTTTGGGCCACCAACGGCGCCATCCAAACCTCCGATGCCCGCCTCAAGCGCGACATCCAGCCCCTCGCTTACGGCCTCAACGATTTGATGAAACTCCGCCCGGTCTCTTATCACTGGAACGAAAGCCGCGAGGGCGAACACCGCCACATCGGCTTCATCGCCCAGGAATTGCAGGCCACCCTGCCCGAAGTCGTGCTCGACCGCGAGTGGGCAGTCACCGATGAGGAAAAAGGCACGGGCGAATGGCGCCCCACCGAGCGGCTTGGTGTGGCCTATTCCGAAATCATCCCCGTCGCGGTGGCGGCCATTCAGGAGCAGCAGGCACAAATAGAGGCCTTGAAAGCCGAAAACGAAGCCCTCAAAGCCGACAAGGCCGACATCCATGCTCGCCTGAGCGCCCTCGAAGCCGCCTTGCAAAAGTTTGATTCGACCCCAAAGACCGCCGACTCGAAATTGGTTTTTGAAAAATAA
- a CDS encoding tail fiber domain-containing protein, producing MKNILFVAALLWVGTTFAQTPQGFHYQAVPRKADGATFPAGSTLKVLFQIRENTADGPVRYAEVQTLTVNPQGALSAAVGRGDAVVGQPHDFEEIDWGKYPHFLAVSADLNGSGSFETDENFGATQMLSVPYALYAAESGSSLPGPQGPKGDKGDKGDAGAQGPAGPQGLPGAQGPKGDKGDKGDTGAQGPAGPQGAQGPKGNKGDKGDAGAQGPAGPQGLPGAQGPKGDKGDKGDAGPQGPPGPTYSAGQGISVNGSTIVNTGDLSPTNELQTLSLNGNQLSISQGNAVTLPGGIGGNGAADYLPKFTSNGAIGNSVVFESNGKVGVGTTNFTGNSRLQVAGDIRSTGDVSAAGLLLGSVSLLPTTPGASLLFSGSTFYPGSNGNDLGRDNLRWDVWAKDTRVSDYLFLGTEGAAMYAALGNIYVMAANLIPYSDNARNVGASNARWKNIYATNGVIQTSDARLKRDIQPLAYGLNDLMKLRPVSYHWNDSREGEQRHIGFIAQELQAALPEVVHDREWVVTDEEKGTGEWRPTERLGVAYSEIIPVAVAAIQEQQRLIEKQAQQIEALEARLRALEAASNQGK from the coding sequence ATGAAAAATATCTTGTTCGTGGCCGCGCTGCTGTGGGTGGGGACAACGTTTGCCCAAACGCCGCAAGGCTTTCACTACCAAGCCGTGCCGCGCAAAGCCGACGGCGCCACATTCCCCGCAGGCAGCACCCTGAAAGTGCTTTTTCAAATCCGCGAAAACACCGCCGACGGCCCCGTGCGCTACGCCGAGGTGCAAACGCTCACTGTCAACCCGCAAGGCGCCCTGAGCGCGGCAGTAGGCAGGGGCGATGCCGTAGTCGGGCAGCCACACGACTTTGAAGAGATAGATTGGGGAAAATACCCGCACTTCCTCGCCGTGTCGGCAGACCTGAACGGCAGCGGCTCGTTCGAGACCGACGAGAATTTTGGCGCCACCCAGATGCTCTCCGTCCCCTACGCACTCTACGCCGCCGAATCGGGCAGCAGCCTGCCCGGCCCCCAAGGGCCGAAAGGCGACAAGGGCGACAAAGGCGACGCTGGCGCGCAAGGCCCCGCAGGGCCGCAGGGTTTGCCCGGCGCCCAAGGGCCGAAAGGCGATAAGGGCGACAAAGGCGACACTGGCGCGCAAGGCCCCGCAGGGCCGCAGGGCGCCCAAGGGCCGAAAGGCAATAAGGGTGATAAAGGCGATGCTGGCGCGCAAGGCCCCGCAGGGCCGCAGGGTTTGCCCGGCGCCCAAGGGCCGAAAGGCGACAAGGGTGATAAAGGTGACGCTGGCCCTCAAGGACCTCCCGGTCCGACTTATTCCGCCGGACAGGGCATCAGCGTCAACGGCAGCACCATCGTCAACACGGGCGATTTGTCGCCGACCAACGAGCTGCAGACCCTTAGCCTGAACGGCAATCAACTCAGTATTTCGCAAGGCAATGCAGTGACGCTGCCCGGCGGAATAGGTGGAAATGGGGCTGCTGATTATTTGCCAAAGTTTACAAGCAACGGGGCCATCGGCAATTCTGTTGTTTTTGAAAGCAACGGCAAAGTAGGGGTGGGCACCACCAATTTCACAGGCAACAGCAGGCTTCAAGTAGCCGGCGACATCCGCTCGACGGGCGATGTCTCTGCTGCTGGTCTGCTGCTCGGCAGTGTTTCGCTGTTGCCGACTACCCCGGGCGCTTCTCTTCTTTTCAGCGGAAGTACTTTTTATCCGGGTTCAAATGGCAATGATTTGGGCAGAGATAACCTCCGGTGGGATGTTTGGGCGAAAGACACCCGTGTTTCCGATTACCTGTTTCTGGGAACAGAGGGCGCTGCCATGTACGCTGCGCTTGGGAATATCTACGTCATGGCCGCCAACTTGATTCCGTATAGCGACAATGCTCGAAATGTAGGCGCGTCCAATGCCCGCTGGAAAAATATTTACGCCACCAACGGCGTCATCCAAACCTCCGATGCCCGCCTCAAACGCGACATCCAACCCCTCGCTTACGGCCTCAACGATTTGATGAAACTCCGCCCGGTCTCTTATCACTGGAACGATAGCCGCGAGGGCGAACAGCGCCACATCGGTTTCATCGCCCAGGAACTGCAGGCTGCCCTGCCCGAAGTGGTACACGACCGCGAGTGGGTCGTCACCGACGAGGAAAAAGGCACGGGCGAATGGCGCCCCACCGAGCGGCTCGGCGTGGCCTATTCCGAAATCATCCCCGTCGCGGTGGCGGCCATTCAGGAGCAGCAGCGCCTCATCGAAAAACAGGCACAGCAAATCGAGGCTTTGGAGGCCCGCTTGCGGGCGTTGGAAGCCGCATCAAATCAAGGCAAATGA
- a CDS encoding histidine kinase, giving the protein MTRLVAIALALAPLFAVQAQLPQYHAQVFGAEQGIGGGGIADMFKDKQQFLWVVNNASLQRFDGRNVRTYPFERNVRQAICARDNRVWVISGQKVWRNHADKDGFGEMPFDTTGGATPIALFQMPDQPLCVLALNGLFAWRDKEGRFERLPQSPPIPRNYTNLWRFDVCGNTLFYHGKDSVHAYDVTTHQARSLPFGHEIAYMYALTPDLVALTDYNSQTFWFDFARSTAKRLDPRRYGLSEGRTIVGITGAAPLGNGRYLMTSRVGTLVYDLPKDQFTRERIYADGKPLELENLLARVWIDENGTLWAHNVNNIVAAGNLSQTLGLLRNPYPEPPKAWNNRTIGAAADDRGNLWFGGAGGFKKLDLSTGKVTPYHAVENATDRLAHPSVRGMGFDGRYVVVGPTDKGVWLFDPIAGRYRRPVYASDSVRRESERDFIDHLAVLRNGDIVVAGRFHPYRIEATTYRMDFISFPGDSSNMNAVFQDKQGRVWLGSHGAVFCLDENYRLLATYPSENVFCLLGGSTDDELLIGTEKGLRHLSLRAGATRMDTVPTPAEGNGITSMLRDSLQRLWLGSLGGLFLADRNLTVFKKFDFADNIQGLVFNGSSCLQASNGMAFFGGINGINYFYPEKIAMDAHRLSVSIQSVRINDRDSVAWWQPATKFEVPFGQNTLSFEVAAPYFNNAGKVQYRYRLTGQSDEWVSNGVSNQIRLAKLPAGDYRLEVAASITGNVWHEAPEALEFSVLPPFWQTWPFRLGVLAALSGLLFAFVRFRENRLKKQQQAQLELEKLQNTNLLYQLETEQVINYFSRSIAAKSTVEEALWGVAQQCIARLGWEDCVIYLLDAERNVLVQKAAWGQKSAAGQTIVNPIEIPVGQGIVGAVAATGKAELLHDAAADPRYIVDDAARASELAVPILAEGRVIGVIDSEHSQQHFFTPWHLQILTAIASLCSNKIALAQTEEEKRRALLEAVENQRQAAEAKLQSMRLQMNPHFLFNALNSIQQMTLSGNGDGAAMYLSKFSKLLRMVLAHSDHEQVSLREEMAMLRLYLELESLRFDDTFDYTLDCQDALDQDEFKVPPLLIQPFVENAIWHGLLHKEGHRHLKIHFDTTTDDRLRCTIEDNGIGRAAAQTFSRNGAHAGTATRVGNERIETLNRRYGQDNTLEIVDLQDANGISAGTRVVIEFD; this is encoded by the coding sequence GTGACTCGACTTGTCGCCATCGCCCTTGCCCTTGCTCCGCTCTTCGCTGTGCAGGCACAGTTGCCGCAATACCACGCGCAGGTATTCGGGGCGGAGCAAGGCATCGGCGGCGGCGGCATTGCCGATATGTTCAAAGACAAGCAGCAGTTTTTGTGGGTGGTGAACAACGCCTCGCTTCAGCGATTCGATGGCCGCAACGTGCGCACTTACCCCTTTGAGCGCAACGTCCGGCAAGCGATTTGCGCGCGCGACAATCGTGTATGGGTTATTTCGGGGCAAAAGGTGTGGCGCAATCACGCAGACAAAGATGGATTCGGCGAAATGCCCTTCGACACCACCGGCGGCGCCACGCCCATTGCTTTGTTCCAAATGCCCGACCAGCCGTTATGTGTGTTGGCTTTGAATGGACTATTTGCATGGCGCGACAAGGAAGGCCGTTTCGAGCGCCTGCCCCAATCGCCGCCGATACCCCGCAACTACACCAACCTCTGGCGTTTCGATGTCTGTGGCAACACGCTTTTTTACCACGGTAAAGACAGTGTTCATGCCTACGATGTGACGACGCATCAGGCACGTTCGCTGCCTTTTGGACATGAAATCGCATATATGTACGCGCTCACGCCCGATTTGGTCGCGCTGACCGATTACAACTCGCAGACCTTTTGGTTCGACTTCGCTCGTAGCACGGCCAAACGGCTCGACCCGCGGCGATACGGGCTTTCGGAAGGCCGAACCATCGTCGGCATCACGGGCGCAGCGCCTTTGGGCAATGGTCGCTACCTGATGACCTCGCGCGTCGGCACCTTGGTCTACGACTTGCCCAAAGACCAGTTCACCCGCGAGCGCATCTATGCTGATGGAAAGCCCCTCGAACTGGAAAATCTCCTGGCGAGGGTTTGGATAGATGAAAACGGCACCCTCTGGGCGCACAATGTGAACAACATAGTCGCGGCAGGAAACCTGAGCCAGACCCTCGGCCTGCTGCGCAACCCGTACCCCGAACCGCCCAAAGCGTGGAACAACCGCACCATCGGGGCGGCAGCGGACGACCGCGGCAACCTGTGGTTTGGCGGCGCAGGCGGGTTCAAAAAACTCGACCTGAGCACCGGAAAAGTAACCCCCTATCACGCCGTGGAAAACGCCACCGACCGGCTTGCCCATCCGAGCGTGCGGGGTATGGGGTTCGACGGGCGCTACGTCGTCGTCGGTCCGACCGACAAGGGCGTGTGGCTGTTCGACCCGATTGCGGGCCGGTACCGTCGCCCCGTCTATGCCAGCGACAGCGTGCGCCGCGAATCGGAACGCGACTTCATTGACCACCTCGCCGTGCTGCGCAACGGCGACATCGTGGTGGCGGGGCGTTTTCACCCCTATCGCATCGAGGCCACGACGTACCGCATGGATTTTATCTCGTTTCCGGGCGACAGCAGCAATATGAACGCGGTTTTTCAGGACAAACAAGGCAGGGTTTGGTTGGGCTCCCACGGAGCCGTTTTTTGCCTCGACGAAAATTACCGCCTGCTCGCCACATATCCCTCCGAGAACGTTTTTTGCCTGCTTGGAGGCAGCACGGACGACGAGTTGCTAATCGGCACGGAAAAAGGGTTGCGTCACCTCTCGCTCCGCGCTGGCGCTACCAGGATGGACACCGTCCCAACTCCTGCGGAGGGCAACGGCATCACCAGCATGTTGCGAGACTCCCTGCAACGGCTTTGGTTAGGCTCTCTCGGCGGGCTTTTTCTGGCCGACCGAAACCTGACCGTTTTTAAAAAATTCGACTTCGCCGACAACATACAAGGCTTGGTGTTCAATGGCAGTTCTTGCCTCCAAGCGAGCAACGGCATGGCCTTTTTCGGCGGCATCAACGGCATCAATTATTTTTATCCTGAAAAAATCGCCATGGACGCTCATCGGCTCTCCGTCAGCATACAATCAGTGCGCATCAACGACCGCGACAGCGTGGCTTGGTGGCAGCCTGCGACAAAATTTGAGGTGCCTTTTGGTCAAAACACCTTGAGTTTTGAGGTGGCGGCGCCCTATTTCAACAACGCGGGCAAAGTGCAGTACCGCTACCGGCTCACGGGGCAGTCGGACGAATGGGTCAGCAACGGCGTGAGCAACCAAATCCGGCTGGCCAAACTGCCGGCGGGCGACTATCGGCTCGAAGTGGCGGCGAGCATCACGGGCAATGTGTGGCACGAAGCGCCCGAGGCGCTCGAGTTCAGCGTGTTGCCGCCGTTTTGGCAGACGTGGCCGTTCAGGCTTGGCGTGTTGGCGGCGCTGTCCGGCCTCTTGTTCGCCTTTGTTCGGTTCAGAGAAAATCGTTTGAAAAAACAACAACAAGCGCAGTTGGAATTGGAAAAACTGCAAAACACCAACCTGCTCTACCAACTCGAAACCGAACAGGTCATCAACTATTTCAGCCGCTCCATCGCTGCCAAAAGCACGGTGGAGGAGGCGCTGTGGGGTGTGGCGCAGCAGTGTATCGCCCGCTTGGGTTGGGAGGACTGCGTGATTTACCTGCTCGACGCGGAGCGCAACGTGCTGGTGCAAAAAGCCGCTTGGGGGCAAAAATCCGCTGCCGGGCAAACCATCGTCAACCCCATCGAAATTCCCGTCGGGCAGGGTATCGTGGGCGCGGTGGCTGCCACCGGGAAAGCCGAACTGCTCCACGACGCCGCCGCCGACCCGCGCTACATTGTGGACGATGCCGCCCGCGCCTCCGAACTCGCCGTGCCCATTCTGGCCGAGGGCCGCGTCATCGGCGTGATTGACAGCGAACACTCGCAGCAACATTTTTTCACCCCCTGGCACTTGCAAATCCTGACGGCCATCGCCTCCCTGTGCAGCAACAAAATCGCATTGGCGCAAACCGAGGAGGAAAAACGCCGCGCCTTGCTGGAAGCAGTGGAAAACCAGCGCCAAGCCGCCGAAGCGAAACTACAGAGCATGCGCCTGCAGATGAACCCGCACTTTTTGTTCAACGCGCTCAATTCCATCCAGCAAATGACGCTGAGCGGCAACGGCGACGGCGCTGCCATGTACCTTTCCAAATTCTCCAAACTGCTGCGCATGGTGCTCGCCCACAGCGACCACGAGCAGGTCAGCCTGCGCGAGGAAATGGCCATGCTCCGGCTCTACCTCGAACTCGAATCGCTGCGCTTCGACGACACCTTCGACTACACCCTCGACTGCCAGGACGCTCTCGACCAAGATGAATTCAAAGTGCCGCCCCTGCTCATCCAACCCTTTGTGGAAAACGCGATATGGCACGGGCTGCTCCACAAAGAAGGGCATCGCCACCTCAAAATTCACTTCGACACCACGACCGACGACCGCCTCCGATGCACCATCGAGGACAACGGCATAGGCCGCGCTGCCGCCCAAACATTTTCCCGCAACGGCGCGCACGCCGGCACCGCCACGCGCGTCGGTAACGAACGCATCGAAACCCTCAACCGCCGATATGGGCAGGACAATACGCTGGAAATTGTTGATTTGCAGGATGCAAACGGCATCTCAGCGGGAACAAGAGTTGTGATAGAATTCGATTGA
- a CDS encoding response regulator transcription factor produces MLKALIIDDEPRASGILELMLERFVPEIERVWCCNDARRAAAMIHDLKPDLVFLDIRMPYMDGFEVLSQIRDKRFKIIFTTAYNEYTLQAIRFSAFDYLLKPVDVQELINAVQRYLASRDELAFQPEQLRNILANLQTNAPDQFRLAVPTKDGIHFFLPSEIVRLEAMGAYTQIHLANKRHLLVSKTLGEYEELLREHGFLRTHKSHLVNRAFVSFLDHEGFVVLRDGVRVEVSRRRKEEVGASLRG; encoded by the coding sequence ATGCTCAAAGCCCTCATCATTGACGACGAACCCCGCGCTTCCGGCATCCTCGAACTGATGCTCGAACGGTTCGTGCCTGAAATAGAGCGGGTGTGGTGCTGCAACGACGCGCGCCGGGCTGCCGCCATGATTCACGACCTGAAACCCGACCTCGTGTTTCTCGATATCCGAATGCCCTACATGGACGGCTTCGAAGTGCTCAGCCAAATCCGCGACAAACGTTTCAAAATCATCTTCACCACCGCCTACAACGAGTACACCTTGCAGGCCATCCGATTCAGCGCCTTCGACTACCTGCTCAAGCCCGTGGACGTGCAGGAACTCATCAACGCCGTGCAACGCTACCTCGCCAGCCGCGACGAACTGGCCTTCCAGCCAGAACAGTTGCGCAACATACTCGCCAACCTGCAAACCAACGCGCCCGACCAATTCCGCCTCGCCGTGCCTACCAAAGACGGCATTCATTTTTTCCTGCCCTCCGAAATCGTGCGTCTCGAAGCGATGGGCGCTTACACGCAAATCCACCTGGCCAACAAACGGCACCTGCTTGTTTCCAAAACCCTCGGCGAATACGAGGAACTGCTCCGCGAACACGGCTTCCTGCGCACCCACAAATCGCACTTGGTCAATCGCGCCTTTGTCTCCTTCCTCGACCACGAGGGCTTTGTGGTGCTGCGCGACGGCGTGCGGGTGGAAGTGTCGCGCCGGCGCAAGGAGGAAGTGGGCGCGTCGTTGAGAGGGTAG
- a CDS encoding pyridoxal-phosphate dependent enzyme: MLFDEPISPLEHIAEHPGKEAGISLFVKRDDLLHPHIQGNKWRKLEPIIPMVKQSYPSGIITFGGPFSNHLHAVAVAGRVFDIPTFGIVRGEHADLNNPTLQACWSNGMMLFRITKEEYDACKNRGEELLGRDLPRHYILPEGGATGMAVENCSNIAWEIFIQLLQFDQTRQLPQPLYICVSAGTGCTAAGIVHGFDVDNGQVLVFPVMNKGFDTRYVLDLLEETHVRSRDELVELERRFSIVRDYEFGGFAKKHEALLKFARDFHAQTSILLDPVYTSKMMFGIFDMLAKGDFLPGSTVVAVHTGGLQGWEGFSERYGEPLFF, encoded by the coding sequence ATGCTTTTCGATGAACCCATATCGCCACTAGAACATATCGCCGAACATCCCGGAAAGGAAGCAGGCATATCCTTGTTTGTCAAGCGTGACGACCTTCTGCACCCCCACATTCAGGGCAACAAGTGGCGTAAGCTCGAGCCAATCATCCCGATGGTGAAGCAATCGTATCCCAGCGGCATCATCACTTTTGGCGGGCCGTTTTCCAATCATCTTCACGCGGTGGCAGTGGCGGGGCGCGTGTTCGACATTCCCACCTTCGGCATCGTGCGCGGAGAGCACGCCGATTTGAACAACCCCACGCTCCAAGCCTGTTGGTCCAATGGCATGATGCTTTTTCGCATCACCAAAGAGGAATACGACGCTTGCAAAAACCGTGGGGAGGAGTTGCTTGGGCGCGATTTGCCAAGACATTACATTTTGCCGGAAGGGGGTGCTACTGGCATGGCTGTAGAAAATTGCTCGAACATCGCGTGGGAAATTTTCATCCAACTGCTTCAATTTGACCAGACTCGCCAATTGCCCCAGCCACTTTATATCTGCGTGTCTGCCGGGACGGGCTGCACGGCAGCGGGCATCGTGCATGGCTTCGACGTTGACAATGGCCAAGTCTTGGTGTTTCCGGTGATGAACAAAGGCTTCGACACACGATATGTGCTTGATTTACTGGAAGAAACCCATGTGCGCAGCAGGGACGAACTTGTTGAGTTGGAACGGCGATTCAGCATCGTGCGCGACTACGAGTTCGGCGGATTTGCAAAAAAACACGAGGCGTTGCTCAAGTTTGCCCGAGACTTTCATGCACAAACAAGCATCCTGCTCGACCCCGTTTATACCTCGAAAATGATGTTTGGCATCTTCGATATGCTTGCCAAAGGCGATTTTTTGCCGGGCAGCACCGTGGTGGCGGTGCATACGGGCGGCTTGCAGGGCTGGGAGGGGTTTAGCGAAAGATATGGGGAGCCACTGTTTTTTTGA
- a CDS encoding aminotransferase class V-fold PLP-dependent enzyme, giving the protein MKSPNRRSFIRQTATLLGGLALHQHFASAFPTVPTMPTDRINPLDADEEEFWRQIRQAFAANPNIINLNNGGVCPSPRATMDALDYYNRMCSEAPSYYMWRILDEGREPLRFNLAQLAGVSPDEIALNRNATEALNTIIFGLPLKAGDEVVLSKYDYPNMINAWKQREQRDGIKLVWVDLDLPSENEEYLVNAFVSKFSAKTRLVHLTHVINWNGQILPVRSIADKAHARGIEVLVDAAHSFAVLDYKIPDLNCDYWGTSLHKFLCGPFGSGLMWVRKDKIASLWPLLSSPEPTSDNIRKFEALGTRSFPIEMAVGYSLDLHNFIGGARKRSRLHFLKNYWMERVREVPGIKFYTNPHPNWSCAIGNFGLEGKKPGDVAAELFNKWKIHTVAIEWEKISGVRVTPNVYTTTNELDKLVMAIRGMV; this is encoded by the coding sequence ATGAAATCGCCTAACCGTCGCAGCTTTATCCGCCAAACCGCTACCTTGCTTGGTGGGCTTGCCTTGCACCAGCATTTTGCTTCAGCCTTCCCGACCGTACCAACTATGCCGACAGACCGAATCAATCCTTTGGATGCCGATGAGGAAGAATTCTGGCGGCAAATTCGTCAGGCTTTCGCAGCTAATCCGAACATCATCAACCTCAATAATGGGGGCGTGTGCCCCTCGCCCCGTGCCACGATGGATGCTTTGGATTACTACAACCGTATGTGTAGCGAAGCTCCTTCGTACTATATGTGGCGAATACTTGACGAGGGGCGTGAGCCGCTTCGCTTCAATCTGGCACAGCTCGCTGGCGTGAGTCCCGATGAAATCGCGCTCAACCGCAACGCGACCGAGGCGCTCAATACCATCATCTTCGGATTGCCGCTCAAGGCTGGCGATGAAGTGGTGCTCTCGAAGTATGACTACCCAAACATGATAAATGCTTGGAAACAACGTGAGCAGCGCGATGGAATCAAACTCGTCTGGGTGGATTTGGATTTGCCTTCCGAAAACGAGGAGTACCTCGTGAATGCGTTTGTGTCGAAGTTTTCGGCCAAAACCCGACTGGTTCACCTCACCCATGTCATCAATTGGAATGGCCAGATTCTGCCCGTGCGCAGCATCGCCGACAAAGCCCACGCACGAGGTATTGAGGTATTGGTGGATGCCGCACACTCATTTGCGGTGCTCGACTACAAAATACCGGATTTGAACTGCGATTACTGGGGCACGAGCCTGCACAAATTTCTCTGCGGACCTTTTGGCAGTGGCTTGATGTGGGTGAGAAAAGATAAAATAGCGAGTCTGTGGCCGTTGCTTTCCAGCCCTGAGCCTACGAGCGACAACATCCGCAAATTCGAGGCGCTGGGAACGCGCAGTTTCCCCATCGAAATGGCGGTAGGCTATTCGCTTGATTTGCACAACTTTATCGGCGGTGCTCGCAAGCGTTCGCGTCTTCATTTCCTCAAAAATTACTGGATGGAACGTGTGCGCGAAGTGCCGGGCATAAAATTCTACACCAATCCGCATCCCAACTGGAGTTGCGCCATTGGCAATTTTGGCTTAGAGGGGAAAAAGCCCGGCGACGTGGCTGCCGAGCTGTTCAACAAGTGGAAAATCCACACCGTTGCTATTGAGTGGGAAAAAATCAGCGGGGTGCGCGTCACGCCTAATGTTTATACTACAACAAACGAACTGGACAAACTTGTGATGGCGATTAGGGGAATGGTTTGA
- a CDS encoding enoyl-CoA hydratase/isomerase family protein — translation MQHILFSVENGVARIAFNRPQVFNSMNHAMRQEILEALAVCEQDTAIRAVYVTGNGKAFCAGEDLQEVTDPNGPSLTEIISTGYNPIVLKIRNIGKPVVAAVNGVAAGAGANIALACDIAVATQSASFTQAFSKIGLVPDSGGTWTLPRLVGLQRAAALMMLSDKITASEAAAFGMIWRVFPDESFAADSWQLAETLAQMPTKGLAYTKHLLNHTFSNDFSAQLALEDKFQTAAGETEDYREGVAAFLEKRKPVFKGR, via the coding sequence ATGCAACACATCCTTTTTTCCGTAGAGAACGGAGTCGCCCGCATCGCCTTCAACCGCCCGCAAGTGTTCAATTCTATGAACCATGCCATGCGACAAGAGATATTGGAGGCGCTGGCGGTCTGCGAACAAGACACAGCCATTCGCGCTGTTTACGTCACGGGCAATGGCAAAGCCTTTTGTGCAGGGGAGGATTTGCAAGAAGTGACCGACCCTAATGGGCCTTCTCTGACCGAAATCATATCCACTGGGTACAATCCCATCGTGCTAAAAATCAGAAACATAGGGAAACCCGTCGTGGCGGCTGTGAACGGTGTGGCGGCTGGTGCGGGGGCCAATATCGCGCTGGCTTGCGACATCGCGGTGGCGACACAATCGGCTTCGTTCACACAGGCTTTTTCGAAGATTGGCCTCGTGCCCGATTCCGGCGGCACTTGGACGCTTCCGCGTCTGGTAGGGCTTCAAAGGGCTGCGGCGCTGATGATGTTGTCCGACAAAATCACGGCCTCCGAAGCTGCCGCGTTCGGCATGATTTGGAGAGTATTCCCCGACGAGTCTTTTGCAGCGGACAGCTGGCAATTGGCCGAAACGCTGGCTCAGATGCCTACCAAAGGGCTTGCTTACACCAAACATTTGCTGAACCATACCTTTTCCAATGATTTCTCCGCCCAACTTGCTTTGGAGGACAAATTCCAAACCGCCGCAGGCGAGACGGAGGACTATCGAGAGGGCGTGGCAGCATTTTTGGAAAAAAGAAAACCTGTCTTCAAAGGTCGTTGA